Proteins from one Aspergillus nidulans FGSC A4 chromosome VIII genomic window:
- the pdeA gene encoding 3',5'-cyclic-nucleotide phosphodiesterase PDE1 (transcript_id=CADANIAT00001831): protein MPPKKNGRPLTGSESRRRPVRPRKSAQDAKGAHVDRAVHDKAAHDDTDLQPQINKGSKDDNQDSHRAPPPTEEERDYPPVFYPTSESSSLSTAQSIETLEDDESSDDTGGQRNDYRGGREPALHVVVLIVPLSFGEKNSIKLIVSRQGPTGGPREDRVTGILVRSTATNWAPNTMVAVDAGTLLAGIVHVMEKCRSKNGIVTSGPFAGLRLPYETSGANAKHVFKKIIGRVLITHPHLDHVSALAMNIPILTKENGPKTVAALPSVIDAMKSHIFNNLIWPNFSDEDEGIGLITYQRLANGGNPMLGSGDEQGYTQAGEGLLVRGFSVSHGRCKVKAGTERRLSISSAKQAGRQPSEWDPIHSQPPSSSQETLWTTVESSAFFLRDQKTGTEIIIFGDVEPDSVSFNPRNRKVWEIAAPKVASGTLRAIFIECSYVDSTEDIYLFGHLCPRHLVDELTVLAARVADIKGLMWPPIPKRKRDSSSESSSQRGDSKGRAVSIRSSVRKRASSGTRIRQATETSDSVPLAIERQGLCRQTCTTRDALEVEKPLAGLSVSRSKDS from the exons ATGCCTCCAAAGAAGAATGGCCGTCCCCTCACAGGCTCAGAAAGCCGTAGAAGGCCGGTCAGACCCAGAAAGAGTGCTCAAGACGCCAAGGGTGCTCACGTCGACAGAGCGGTTCATGACAAGGCTGCGCATGACGACACGGACCTTCAACCTCAAATCAACAAGGGCTCGAAGGATGACAATCAGGATTCTCACCGAGCCCCTCCCCCgactgaagaagagagagattaTCCGCCAGTCTTTTACCCAACCTCAGAAAGTTCTTCGCTCTCTACTGCTCAAAGCATTGAAACtctcgaagatgatgaatctAGCGATGATACGGGTGGCCAGAGAAACGATTACcgaggaggcagagagcCTGCGCTACATGTTGTTGTTTTG ATTGTCCCGCTCTCGTTTGGCGAGAAAAACAGCATCAAACTAATTGTCTCTCGCCAGGGTCCAACGGGGGGCCCTCGTGAAGACAGAGTCACCGGTATCCTCGTTCGGTCCACGGCCACTAACTGGGCTCCAAACACCATGGTCGCTGTCGATGCAGGTACCCTGCTTGCTGGAATCGTTCACGTCATGGAAAAGTGCAGGAGCAAGAACGGCATCGTCACGTCTGGCCCTTTTGCTGGGTTACGCCTACCGTATGAGACCAGCGGTGCAAACGCAAAGCATGTTTTCAAGAAGATTATCGGACGGGTCCTGATCACACACCCTCATTTGGACCATGTATCGGCTTTGGCCATGAATATCCCGATTCTAACCAAAGAAAACGGTCCAAAGACTGTTGCCGCGCTGCCTTCTGTTATAGACGCCATGAAGAGCCACATCTTCAACAACTTGATTTGGCCAAATTTttccgacgaggatgaaggtaTTGGTTTGATCACATATCAGCGTCTCGCGAATGGAGGCAACCCAATGCTGGGCTCTGGCGATGAACAAGGTTACACTCAAGCTGGCGAAGGATTGCTCGTTCGAGGTTTTAGTGTCAGCCATGGGCGATGCAAGGTGAAAGCAGGTACTGAGCGTCGCCTAAGTATATCTTCAGCGAAACAAGCTGGACGGCAACCAAGTGAATG GGATCCAATTCATTCCCAACCGCCGTCTTCGAGCCAGGAGACATTGTGGACTACGGTCGAAagctccgccttcttcctccgcgaCCAGAAAACTGGAACTGAGATCATCATTTTTGGCGATGTTGAGCCTGATTCGGTATCCTTCAATCCGCGTAATCGGAAAGTATGGGAAATCGCTGCACCGAAGGTCGCTTCTGGTACCTTGCGAGCCATTTTCATCGAATGTTCCTATGTTGATTCGACTGAGGATATCTATTTATTTGGCCACCTCTGCCCGCGCCATCTAGTCGATGAATTGACCGTGCTAGCTGCACGCGTAGCTGACATCAAGGGACTAATGTGGCCGCCGATTCCCAAACGCAAACGGGACAGTAGTTCCGAGTCGAGTAGTCAGCGGGGAGATAGCAAAGGGAGAGCTGTGTCGATTCGAAGCAGCGTCAGGAAGCGTGCGTCTTCCGGAACCCGAATTAGACAGGCTACCGAGACATCGGACTCGGTACCCCTCGCCATTGAGCGTCAAGGTCTTTGCCGTCAGACGTGCACTACTAGGGATGCTCTCGAAGTAGAAAAGCCTTTGGCTGGCCTTTCAGT ATCCCGCAGCAAAGATTCTTGA